gtgccatgatatgcacttaaatttgatTAGCATGCTTTTCTCCTTTATATGTGAtagttgcatggagttaaccctttctatttgctacttgttatttgggcgcttaacgctattaagcgatgaagagccttctggcgatgcttagccaggctgagatggaggagggatagtaaccggcggagcaaggatggaagaagctgtatagttttccccttagtagtttatgctttgTGTCATCTTCGTtaatctgaaaactctgttactaaaaccctgttttcgccactgtttaagtgtgcgtacttattttggaaacttgcttatgctattgtaagacactattattatatgccgggaacgggttgtttaattaagactatgttatgtattaaactgtgtttagttgttttgaaaagaaaaaaattatcttgttttcttaggattacaaaatagtccttagactttgttaggttactaatgtgactcctcagttgagaaattggggcgttacaactGCCTTTGTGCATTGAATTGTGTTAATGACTGAGTCTTGCGGTCCATATCATATAATTCCAAATAGGAAGGACGAGTCATCATTTTGTAAGCATTATAAGCAAAACTTAATTGTGTGAGTATTATAAGCAAAACTTAACGGTAGGGGGCTTGGATGAAACATTCTGGAGGACACTCTTATTTATCTGCTATTGTTCATAAATATTatgatttgatttttggtttcAACTTTGTTGATTTGTCCATAAAACTAGTAATTTAGTGGCTGATAGTTTGATTAAGTTGTTCTTTTTTATTTGAGACTTTATTTGGATTGAGAAAATTTCTTCAGAATTTGTTTCCTTGATCCAACTTGATGTATTGGTCTCtacaccacttttttttttttacggtcAAATGAATACTTCATTGAATTTGAAAGGTCAATACATCTGAGAGAATACAAGAATTAAAACAAGAAGGAAGTTCCCTACCCAGACCTCATTTCCTATGGACCCCAAATACTTAGCTATGGTGTCAGCCACCTTATTAGCTTCCCTACAAACATGACCAAACGAGACAAAGCTAAACAAAGGAATCAAATCTTTAATCCTCTGAATAAGAGGCATAAGGTAAGAATTGTGGGATGTTTGATCATTAATGAGCCTAATAATTCCTTGAGAATCCGACTCAACCACCAGCATGAGAAAGCCATGATTAATAGCCAACATGAACCTTGATAAACAACCATAGCTTCTGCAAAAGCGACACCAAGATCATGGTCTCTACACCACTTATCTCTTATTAATGCATTATAACAATGTATTTTTATAGAAAAAAGTTGACGAATTTTATaggaattaaaaattaagaatattaattttccgacaaaaaaaaaagaaatatttttataacTAATAAAATCAACATaatattagtttaaaaaaatcaacataaaaaactaatattgatttttttaaaaaaaatcaacatcatttcaaaaaaaaaaataacataatatTTTGGGACTAAAAATTAGATTTGTAATTCTCTACGGAGGATGGGTATTGACGTAAAATCACGTGAATTCAAAATCTAAAGTGACTGACTACGCGGTCGTCTTGGTTTCAATCGGCAACGCCAAACGGTAcaattttctgttttctttcttctccgAAGCTCAAACAAACCCAATCGAAACCAAAACCTCAATGGTTTCTCTCAAGGTAACGATTCAACTCCATCTTCTATCGTTCCACACTTTCATCTTTCAATTTTCTCACCCCTTTTGTATTCAATTTTCGCACAAATCCAACGATTAACCTTCGATTTTTCCCCTACATCGAAAAATGCTCAGTGTGATACAGTTGGAAATCCCAAGCACTCTTAATTCGTGTTCGCATAGCAATTATAGCTGTTCTGttgcattttttttcctttgttcaTGGTTGTGACGTTCTTGTTTGGTTCTTGCATCATGTTTCAGGGAAAATCTAGGGTTGACTCAACTCGAGTCTCCGTTGGTGGCCAATCTCGTCCAAGTGGTATGTTTTACATGGATATTTTGGTTTcagttttcctttttttttttaattttcgttTGGGTGCTTAGAACTTGAAGTGTTATGTATTAGACTATtttgtatattatttaattttggtaTTTGAAATATATATTGAACAGTTGGTGGTAGGAATTTCAAGATTTATTCGGGAACTGACCGGATCAAAGTCGGAGAAGGACTCATGTATGTATTTGTTTTCTGTGTGATTACTGAGAATGTGTCATAACTGGGTATATTATGATATTATGGTATGCTCTTACAATTTATTGAACTAATTCTGATTCTTCATTAGGACATCTACTGGAGAAGCTAGAGAAACAGGTGCAACTTCAAGGTATGGTGTATCTTTTATATCTTTCATGACTTCAAAAGGATGTAGTTTTTGTCAGATGCTAAGATTATAGAAAACAATGAAATTCTAGCTTCTAAGATTTTAATTTATTGGAGAAGCTAGCAGAGGTTTTGGTTAAATTTATTTGTGCTTTTGGAGATATTAGATAAATAATGAAGTTCCTAGCTGTGCTGCTTTATTAGAAGGGACTTTAGTttccttggtgttgagaattttcttttaGAATCTCTTGAGTTTCCAACTTAACAGGGTTGCCCCAAGATTGTATGTTTATATCACACATATGAAACCCTAAGCCGCAGCCTTGTTTTGTATTTTCCCATGTGTACAGAAGTCTTTTAGAAACCTTGACATCATGCGGCACAATCACATCTATTTCCTTTATATGTTCTGGAGATTTCTTGAGTGTAAAAGAGCAAGATATTAGTCTATCTAGTTATTTTTTTCTCCTCATTTTGCAATATATGCAGAAGGAGTGCTATAGTAGCGAGCAGAGGGGCTATTCCCAATAGCACCAGTAATCCGAATCCGAAGGTGATATACATTCTAAATTTCTAAACTTTTTGAATACTCTTAATATCTAGAATTACTTGGAAAGTGTCTATATATTTGCATCCTTGAGTATGCCATTGTTTACTCACCGGTATGTATAAATTCTGCAACTTAATGAAGGGTGGTTTCAAAACTATGGAGAAAAGCAGTGGAAAATATGGCACTTCTGGTAAGTTTTAATGAgactattttctttttaaaacatTGAATAATATGTTGTGGAGCACATTtatcattttcacttttttggGTGTTTGGTAGCAAATACGACCGTGAGAAAGGCATTGGCTGATCTTTCCAATGTTCAAGGAGACTCTGCAACAGCTATTAGGCGTAACAGCTCCAAAACAAAGTATGAagttttttccttctttctatGTTTCATGTCGAACAACTTAGAGATTCACCAATCACTTAGCTGTTTTAGTGTACTCAGGGTTCATTGATTTTTCATTAACCAACGAGACAAACCAGGTTAAACCGGTTCAAATGTATTATCGGTCCAATAAAATGTTCAGATTGGTCATAGATTTGGTTTCACGGTCGAACTGGTTGGATCCTGCTGGGGCTGTCCTACAACAATGGTTTTATTTTAATATGGCTTCTTATCAAGAGCCTTTTGTGAAGCATTAGCAATGTGTTTCCCAACAATTATGTGTTTAACATTTACTTAGAATTAGGCAATGAGGAGCAAACTCTAGGTAACTTGGTCATAGAGGCTTTGGTACCATGTTCGAACCAAGTtcccaaaagtttaagttgttgggtgAAAGAACATGATTTTATATCCAGCAACTTTCATATTTTGTTATGTGATCCTTTGAAAGTAAAAGAAATTCACCTGTATAGATACTTTACATAATATAACTTGGTCTTCTGATGCTTTTCCAAATGGAGATTGATTTGTATTTTTGCACTTGCTTGAATATGGAAGCTTACTAATTTTCCACTTCTTGATTTCCTCTTATGCTTGCTTCCTTAATGGAGTGTCTATTGTTTGACTTTATACATTTTATGTGTTTTTCTAGGGTTTCAGCAGGTTCAAGCACTAAAGTAGTGAGTGTCTCCTTGAGGAAATCCATCACGGTATGCAAAGTCATGGCTCTTCCAATTTTCAATTAAGTCcttgtttttttattgtttactTAATCAGCTCTTCACCTAAATAAGCTCTTTTTCAGTAGCTCTAGTTAATGTTCTCTATGCCCCTAAATGCCACAATCTATTGAGTAGTGGCTATACTTGAAACTCGAAAGTGTTTGAATAATTTGGATAGTTTGATGTGTATTACACATAGTTATCAATCTCGGATAGCAGCTGACCCTGAAACTGCTACAGCGGTATAGTGCATAGCAAGATGACCGCTACACTGAAttctttttatataatataatcatatacatataaatgctacaaaaaaatgaaaaatattactTAAAACTCATAACATATTCACAATAGCAATAAAAGTCATTGGTCTTAACAAAAACATACAACTAAATAAATGCTAGGAGTTTATTTTGGGCTGGAGTGTTGGTGGTGCTGGTGACAAAAGCTGCAGTGACATGAACAGTGGTTAGACCTATTGTTGGCCTCTGAGGTTGCCAGTGGTATTTCCTTGGGCACCGGACCAAACTGAAAATGGAGTCAGCCCTTTACGGCGGCTGAACCCATACTATAAAGTAATGACTACTGATCACTTTTCTTGTTCACAGGGAAGAGTGCAAAGTAATACTACTAGGCAAAATGGAGTTCAGTTACATGCTCCCAATAAAGGTGACTAATTTTCCCTTAGATTTTTTATTGTGTGATTCAACATTTTTAGAACTTTTTCTCCCTTTTGTCTGGCAGTAGGCACAGATTTAAAGGCATCTTTAGATGATCAAAAGAACGAAACAAGTGGAGGCCAATCAGGTGCCACAAAGGATAGGTACTTGAATGCTTTCTCTTGTTTATCTCACATTTAAAAGGACATTGAGGCTATTCATGGTTGTTAACGGTTCTGAGCATTTCATTTTAGAGATTatgacttttttttcttcttgcagGTTTGGAAGGAAGCCTATCTTACCTAAAACTACAAGGTATAGTATTTCATTTTGTTGACTAATGTAAGTTTTATGAATGAAATTCAAGTATGTGTTGACTGAAACTAGAATATCATTTGTCTGTTTGAAGCACTTCAAGAATGTCTCTACCAGTACCGAAGAGGGTAAACAGGGCAGATATGAGTAACACAAAggttattataaatttataatcttATCACAGTTTGTCTTTCCTGGTGGATGATAGTGTCAATTCAATATCTTTTCCTCCATTTAGTTATGCTTATTAGGATTTTCCAAATTCCTCTCTTTTCTTATGTCTCCACTTATTTATGACCTTTTAGGAAAATGCTGGAAGTTCTGAAACAGCTAACGGCCAAAGTGGTCTTCCTGGTAAGAAGCTGTGACATAGATAAGATAAGCACTCCGAAAATGTCACGTTTTTCATGCTGATTAAACTTTATTTATTGTTGAATTCAGCTAAGGCAACAACAGGCGTAAGAGTCAGTTCCCAACTAAATAATGCAAGAAGCCATCTATGGAAGACTCGAGTGAGTGATGGCTTTGTTCAAATGTAAGCGATAATAAATCCTATCATTAGTTAATTCTTGCTGCTCCTATATAGGTTCTGTACTAGGTACATTTTGTTTGTTTGATTGGTATAAAAGTTGCAGAACTGGTAGAATCTTGCAAGTTAGCCTATACAATTACAATTACAATTACAATTATGAAGCTATGAAATTGATGCTTGAACCATAGAGAAGAACTTGAAGGGTGGTATATTTATGATTGCCACATAAAATACATTAAGCCATGATTTTGTTCGCTACTAATCTTCCAGAATAAAGTATATGTTAGCGCATAAAGTTTCTAGGccttttcatacaaaattgtAACTTTCTAGGATTTGATTTTTGTTTGCAAAATTTTATGTCACTATATTTACCACTTTTTTAACACTAATTGATCTAGAGTATCGTTGCAAATTTCATGATTGACCTAGGTTtctgttagttagttagttagttagttagttagttagtgtCAGCTGTAACTTAGCTATTTTGTTTTGTCTCTTAGGAGCTCAAGTGAACATTGATGATTCTCCATATATTTTTGTAATCGATAGTCTTCTATCATCAAGAAATTTGTTGACAAATAAGTTAGAGTTGAATTTTATCATTTTATAATTCATTGGATGAGAGTTCTTGTTATTCATTGTTCAAGCAATTCATTTGGGATGTAGGGTTCAAAGCAATGTTTTACAAGCATCCTCAAGGAAGTCCATCAAGGTATGTTTCCTGTACTTTAAAACTTTTTGTCTGTACTTTCTTTGATTGGTTGGAGTGCACTTGATTGCTTATTGTTCAGTTTAGTTTAATATCAGTGCTTATTTTTCACTGCATTTAGATTTTCTTTGTAATGCTTGAAAAATAGTAATGAACTGCCTTTTGTTGTGAGCTAAGGTAAAAACTTCGGTAAAAACATTTTAGATGGTTGACGCGcatgtttttgaagattttgATGGTGGGCTGACAGAGAAAGACTTGTTAAAAAGTTTATCTGATTTTCCTTCTGAGctacttcttttctttcttgaaGCACACTTTTAACTGCCCTTTGTCTGATGGTGTTGACAAATTAGATGCTGATGGTGTTGTGCTCAATATTTTTCTTGGTTCATTTAGCATAATTTAACGTCTCAGTAGTCAATAATTTCCTGCCACATTTTGGTTTTGTTCCTTAACTTTGAAAGTAGTTTTCTATTCAAAGATGTGGGTGCTAACTGGGAACCTGATTTTTTGCCTCATTGGTTATTTGCTTACAGCCTATTGTTAAGACCACAGTAAAGGCTTCCGCAGCTCGAAGGACATTAAAATCTAAATCCATATCATGTCAGAGTAAATCAAAATCAACTGCTGCAGTGTCGTCTAAGGATGAGGAAACAGCTTCTTTGTCTCTTCCTGAGAATGGCTCAGCGAAAGTTTCTGATGATGCAAATCAAAGACATCTTCAATGTGTCGGAGAGGGCAACCTGATAACAAGTTCGTCAGAGTTCCTTCCAAGGAAAAAGTCCACCCGCCGGAAATCTTATACAACTTCATTAATTGAAAGATCTAAGGTTGATGCTCAATGTATTAAAACAAATTTCATTTTTAGTTTCCACATAAATTGAAAGTGACAGTAGCCTTATTTTGCAGTTTCTCAAGGAAAGTGGTGAAGTTAAGGAGCAGGATAACCTACCAAATATAGATAATGAATGCAATCAACTAGAAGTTTCTGAATACATTGATGACATATATCAGTACTATTGGGTTACAGAGGTAATCACACCTCTGTTGCCACCATTTTTCCTTGAATAGAGATGTAGTTTAGACAGTGCTATATgcagattttttttgtttttttattgagtTTCTTCTTTTATGAACATGTTTGCCtcttatcttttaattttcctCAAACTATGCTGCAGGCTTTAACGGCTCCGCTAATTGCagatattataattaattttgtataATAAACATTTGAACCTTAAAATTTGTACGCTTTGAAGCCCATAGCATCTCTACAAAGTTGCttcttttgaaaataattaaataacatGATTTTTTGGGTAGTATTGTTGCACTTTTTAGTGGTTGTCAGCTCATGTTGTTTCTCTTGTTTGAAGTTGTGCCTGGAAGTGTCATCCCATTCTTGTGGGAATTATCATAATTAACATTTGTAATTGGCATCTTGGCAGTCCTACCGTCACTGTCAATGCCCACATTTTTAATCCAAAAATCCTACAATTGGAGGTCCCAAATTGTGACCATGCATGATTCATAAATTTTATTTAGGTGTCTTACTCTTATTGTGCCGTATGATCTATGTAGCCGACCCCACCTGGTGGGAAAAAGCTTGTTGTCATCATGGTTGTTTTACTCTTATCTCTGATCCCATATGCTTTGGTTAGATACTTCATTTCCTTATCAGAATGAAATGATGCAATATTGCTTTACTATAAAATTTCAATAAAACATAATTTCTAATCCTCATAATTTtatgttattcataatttcaacaCTTTAGCATTGGCGTAATTATGAATTCATATATTACAGAAGTTTTTCGTCACTACAAAATTTCATATTATATTTTATCCTTCTTGTCTAATTTCTACTAATAATTTTGTCTATTTCAATATTACCTGCAGGCATATAGTCCAACTCTGGCAAATTACATGTCAATTCAGACAGACATTACACCTCAGATGCGAGGCATATTGGTCAATTGGCTAATTGAAGTATATAACTGATTCAGTCATCCAGCATatgtcttttcttttatttttgtcctTTCCATAACATAGTTCTCTTTGCATATCATCCCTTTATCTATTGTTGTACATATAGCTTATCATAGTCAGTTAGGTCACATGTCATTCTTGGTTATTACAGGTACACTTCAAATATGATTTGATGCCAGAAACTCTGTATCTCACAATTACATTGTTGGATCAATATCTTTCCCAAGTGACTATCAAAAAGATTGATATGCAGTTAGTTGGTCTAACTACACTTCTGCTAGCTTCAAAATATGAGGATTTTTGGCATCCAAGGGTAACAAGTCACTTGTCAAACATAtacttttgaataaaaaatggatgatttttttgtgatgattgtaattatttttttgtctaATCTGTTATAGGTCAAAGATTTACTTAGCATCTCGGGCGAGTCCTATACTAGAGATCAAATGCTTGGAATGGTATGCAGGACTTAAGCATTTTTATGACACTACTACCTCACTCCTTAGGATTAAGAATGTCTTGATACATTTCATAGGAAGTTATGTAAAAGAATGAAGGACTTAAAATCATGAAATGTACGAATTGGATAAATTTTCATTCTGCTAGTTTTCAAATTGatttgacaatttttttatgtTGAACATAAAGTAGAGGTGAATGGGGAATAAAGGGTACATGGGGGTCCAATCCAACTGATAAATTTGCTGGTTTTGTTCAATTCTCTGCTCATTCTGTTGTTTTTATTCAGACCTGTACAAGGCTCATCATGGTTCTTACATTTTTTATATTCTACTAATATATGGAAATTGTTTGCTGATCAGGAGAAGCTTGTTCTTAGAAAATTGAACTTCCGTCTTAACTGTCCGACTCCTTACGTTTTTCTAGTAAGGTTTCTTAAGGCTGCGCAGACAGTAGATAAGAAGGTATGTAATTCAACATCTATGAATTTCACAAATGGACAATGTACAATCTTTCAGATTGAGATTGTTGAGTTTCACAATTTAGTTTATCAAATTTTTATTGCTTATAGGCTAATGATCAGTTAATTTGGATGAGTCATCTGCCATTCTAGTTGATTGTTCTATGCAGTATAGTGTTTGAATTCtaatatatttctttttttctaatttgCTTTTCCCAGCTTGAACACATGGCATTCTTTCTCATCGAACTATGCTTAGTAGAATATGAAGCTTTAGCATTCAAGCCTTCATTACTATGTGCATCAGCTCTCTATGTTGCACGTTGTACTCTGCAAATAACCCCACCATGGACACCACTTCTTCGCAAGCATACGCGTTATGAAGCTTCACAGATCAGGCACTTCTTCCATCTTAGTCCTTttcagtttaattttttttggtaatctCTGTTTATGCTTAACTGCAATATTTTGCAGGGGTTGTGCGGATATGATATTGAGATTTCATAAAGCTGCAGGGGTGGGAAAGTTAACAGTTACATACGAAAAATACTCCAGACAGGAATTCAGTGGGGTTGCAGCAGTGAAACCGTTGGATAGGCTTCCCCTTCCCCTTTGATTCCACTTATGTGCTAACTTCTGTTATAATATAAGGGTAACATTCTTATCAAATTAGAATGTTTTTTGTAACCACTTTGTGATGTCATataaatttgcattaagaaaggaatttaattcaaaaaaataataaaatctcGAGGTTTTATTTTAGTCGAGATATGGATTGACAACCACAACCGTCCCTTCTGTAATTGTTGTCTTATTATCAGAAGCATGCTGTTGAGTGTTGAGGACTTATTGGGTCTAATACTATTTAACTATGTATTATACACGTTGCACAGGTTTACATTGTCTATATATTATTAcagtttaaaaattaaatgcgttttagttataaatattaaaaaattgtgttaagacatttcaataaaaaaaattattgtaaataattaaaattactcaaataatatttatatttaactaTTAGCATAGGaatagttttaaaaattaatttatttaataatatgaaaaattataaagttaatttgaaatatataaattaagtaaaaaaagGTTAAGTAATAGGtgtttaatatcattttttatactttctACACGGAAAGTCATTTGTTGTTACCTGCCAAGACCAAAAagagtaaattaattttaacttttggaattataataaattattttgtaaCAATTGGGTTTGTTATACCAATTTGTTCTTGGGTTTGGTTCCTTAGTTGGGAGAGGTTGTTTCCAACTTTTTGTCTCTctattcaataatatttttcattttcaaaaagaaaattatctagtgaatttaaatttattcaacttatttagtttCTAAATGTTTCATCACAACTGATAATCATAGGACTATTCCCTCGAGACTATACGATCACGTTAAATTTATAGGTCTCTGACAATAAAATTTATACAACTTTGACCactattatttttctctattatgcttcctcgAGTAAGGGGCTTGGACTTCGATAGGATAAGGTTGGGGACCTACATTGCCCCCTTGAGGAGGAGCATTCTCGACAGGAGGGTCTAAAGCATCAGCAATGCGACCCATGGTGTGGTTAAGTTGTTGATGCACTGGGCTAAACACCTCACCCATTTTTCGAGTCAACATGTGAACCATTTCATGGTTGCTATCATCAACTTGATGCCTGATGGCCTGGAAGGAGCCCGTGTTCATGCCAGTCGAAATATACGCCTGGCTAGGTGCTGGGAACCCTGGTGGGCTAAAACGACTCACGTGGCTAGGAGAGCCAAACTGCGGGATGTTCTCAAAGAACGTCGAAAAATTTGTTTGAAGGCCCTACATTAACGAAGTAGGCATGCCAAAAGGCATTTCTCTCATAGGTTGAGAAAAACTAGTCCCTATGTTTGACACATGATGTGGTCGAATAACCCCAGCAACTGCTGGTGTGGGCATTGGGGCAGTTGTGTTATAAACACTTGTCCCTGAAACCACTAGGACACTTGGTGCTGTTATTGGTAACGGCGATGGCATTTCTACCACTACAGAGTCAACCCCACTTTGCCCTGGCACACTAGATTCACGATTCGAAATTGGGTCATTAGTGACCCAATACTTGCTTCTTTTCCAGTTAAGTTCCTTGGTTCACAACATTTGAACCAAGAGGAGAGTTTTTGTGCATATTGTTTGCCATACTAAGAGTTTTGCCACTCCTTAATTGCATAAACCAACAAGCACGCACACAAATACACAAgtaaattcaatagcacttctgcaaaaacttaattttcacaaaattgtcccactgggcgtgccaatttgtttactagtgattttggtaaacaaataaaaGAGAGCGATTGTGAAGTTCTTTTGGTGAAAACGCTATCAGAAGTAAAATCAACaacgaaaaatgaaaatttaaggGACAAAATTGCTTAACTTAAACATTTTAAACAAAAGTGCAGGAAAACGGAAGTGAGTAACTGAGAAACAAGCTTCATTAATTTGCGTGAAAGGTACAAAGTGTCGATTAcaaaagaagaaattgaagTCGAAGACATGGCTTGGTTCAAACAGCTACATACTCAGTGGCAAACTGGCGTAGTTCGTGAAGTCTCTTTGATTCGGACATGAGAGCATTTTGAGTGTTTCTGAGTGTTAGAATTGCGAACCCCCTCTCTCATGTCTGACCTTCTATTTATAGACTCCTTGCCTCAACCGCTTTCATTCTAGAAGCCACCCACGATCCAATTTGAATTTCCCGCTCGCTCTGCAACTGCCCACGTTCTCCATGATCCCACGTTCTGGGGCGGTGGTGTTGGTGGTAACCGCTGGTCGAATTCTTCCTCCTAGGTTGATCTATCGTGAAAAACCATTTCTGATGATTGACGACGATTTCCATGCCTTGTCGAAATGCTCTTGTCGATGACGTTATCGTTTTACACTTAGCCATTTTCTTGGCTTCTGCGACCCATTGGCATAGCTATTTCTCGACGTCTACCTCCTTCTTGACTTTTCGTATTTGGTGAAATTTCGAGCCAACAATCCCTTACTATAACTCCTTCAGGTAAATTAGAGAAGTGTATCTCCACGTAAATGAGAAAAGTAATATTTTCAAGTAAAATATGATATTAAAAGGTTAAAATGGGTGAATAGTTTGTGAAATCCAAAGTCTCATTTTTGTGAGTCTATGCCTTGTTCGAATTAAATCAAGCACTAAGCCCCGATTGTTTAT
This portion of the Lotus japonicus ecotype B-129 chromosome 3, LjGifu_v1.2 genome encodes:
- the LOC130745168 gene encoding putative cyclin-B3-1 isoform X1; this encodes MVSLKGKSRVDSTRVSVGGQSRPSVGGRNFKIYSGTDRIKVGEGLMTSTGEARETGATSRRSAIVASRGAIPNSTSNPNPKGGFKTMEKSSGKYGTSANTTVRKALADLSNVQGDSATAIRRNSSKTKVSAGSSTKVVSVSLRKSITGRVQSNTTRQNGVQLHAPNKVGTDLKASLDDQKNETSGGQSGATKDRFGRKPILPKTTSTSRMSLPVPKRVNRADMSNTKENAGSSETANGQSGLPAKATTGVRVSSQLNNARSHLWKTRVSDGFVQMVQSNVLQASSRKSIKPIVKTTVKASAARRTLKSKSISCQSKSKSTAAVSSKDEETASLSLPENGSAKVSDDANQRHLQCVGEGNLITSSSEFLPRKKSTRRKSYTTSLIERSKFLKESGEVKEQDNLPNIDNECNQLEVSEYIDDIYQYYWVTEAYSPTLANYMSIQTDITPQMRGILVNWLIEVHFKYDLMPETLYLTITLLDQYLSQVTIKKIDMQLVGLTTLLLASKYEDFWHPRVKDLLSISGESYTRDQMLGMEKLVLRKLNFRLNCPTPYVFLVRFLKAAQTVDKKLEHMAFFLIELCLVEYEALAFKPSLLCASALYVARCTLQITPPWTPLLRKHTRYEASQIRGCADMILRFHKAAGVGKLTVTYEKYSRQEFSGVAAVKPLDRLPLPL
- the LOC130745168 gene encoding putative cyclin-B3-1 isoform X2 — its product is MVSLKGKSRVDSTRVSVGGQSRPSVGGRNFKIYSGTDRIKVGEGLMTSTGEARETGATSRRSAIVASRGAIPNSTSNPNPKGGFKTMEKSSGKYGTSANTTVRKALADLSNVQGDSATAIRRNSSKTKVSAGSSTKVVSVSLRKSITGRVQSNTTRQNGVQLHAPNKGTDLKASLDDQKNETSGGQSGATKDRFGRKPILPKTTSTSRMSLPVPKRVNRADMSNTKENAGSSETANGQSGLPAKATTGVRVSSQLNNARSHLWKTRVSDGFVQMVQSNVLQASSRKSIKPIVKTTVKASAARRTLKSKSISCQSKSKSTAAVSSKDEETASLSLPENGSAKVSDDANQRHLQCVGEGNLITSSSEFLPRKKSTRRKSYTTSLIERSKFLKESGEVKEQDNLPNIDNECNQLEVSEYIDDIYQYYWVTEAYSPTLANYMSIQTDITPQMRGILVNWLIEVHFKYDLMPETLYLTITLLDQYLSQVTIKKIDMQLVGLTTLLLASKYEDFWHPRVKDLLSISGESYTRDQMLGMEKLVLRKLNFRLNCPTPYVFLVRFLKAAQTVDKKLEHMAFFLIELCLVEYEALAFKPSLLCASALYVARCTLQITPPWTPLLRKHTRYEASQIRGCADMILRFHKAAGVGKLTVTYEKYSRQEFSGVAAVKPLDRLPLPL